The Methanolobus sp. WCC4 genome includes the window AAGTTACAAGTTCCGTCAATCTCTTCACATTCAAACCTTTGATGAAAGCAGGTTTACCTGAGCTTCTGGAAAGGTCTATGAACGAAGATATCGAAGTAACTACTGAAGTTGCCTACACTTCGATCTGGGGCAAAGAACTTTTTTTAAAGCTGACTTCAAGACCTGATAGGGATGAGAAGAATGAACTCATTGGTTGTGTTGTCACCTTTGAGAACATTTCCAGAAGACGGAATGTAGAGAACATTCTCCTTAAAAAAAGTAAGATCGAGCACTTAATGGCGAAGATATCTGCAATGTTCATGATTCTTGCACCAGATGAAATAGATGGAGGTATCATAGAGGCACTCGGGTCTTTAGGTGAGATCACAAGTTCTGATCTCATCTGTATTTTTCAGGTCGATGTAAAAGGACAGATAGCCTGCACTCACTTCTGGCATGATAGATATGCAAGATCAAGGGAAATTATCCTTAAAGATATTGTACTCAGGAATCCTGAATGGTTCATCGGGAAATGTGAGGATCCCTGCATAGTTTCAGATACGGATCTTGAAACTATAGGCGTGGATGTGGCTGATCTGAATGTGCTTACCAGGGGTGGAAAACAGTCCCTTGTTGTTGTCCCGATCGTCGATCGTGATAAAAATATGAATTTTTTGTGTCTGGATTCATCATACAACTCTGATGAGCTGGATGATGAGATGTTCCGACTTTTGAGCATCATTGGTGAGATCCTTATAAGTGCAATACAGCGCAAGGAGCACGGTCAGCTTCTGATGAAGAATGAAGAGAAATATCGCAGGATATTTGAAGAGATCCATGATGTATATTTTGAAGATAACTTTGAAGGTGAGATCTTAACAATAAGTCCCTCCATAATGAAACATCTGGGCTATCATGAAAGTGAGTTGATAGGCAGACATATAAGTATTTTATATAATGAACCTGATGAACGACAAAACTTCCTGAATGAGATAACTAAAAATGGTTTTGTAACACATTATGAGATAAAATTGGTTAAGAAAGATGGTAGTGTAATTGATACATCTGTAAATGCACATCTTGTTTATGGAAAAAATGGTAAACCTTCGATGATTGCCGGTATCATAAGGGATATTACCAAACAAAAGATGATAGAGCAGGCTCTTATCGAGGCAAGGATGATGGCTGAGGTGGCCAACAGGACAAAAAGTGAGTTCATTGCAAATATGAGTCATGAACTGCGTACACCTCTGAACTCCATTATCGGCTTCTCGGATTTCCTTCTGGAACGTACCTTCGGTGACCTTAATGATAAACAAATGAGATATATCTCGAATATATCCAGTAGTGGGAAACATCTTCTTGTGCTTATCAATGATATTCTCGACATATCTAAGATCGAAGCAGGTGAGATGGTGATCAATTTTGAGGACTTTGTTCTCACAGATGTCATAGAGGAAGTACTTTCTATCATGAATCCGCAGGCTTTGAAGAAGAATATCGCAATTAAATACAATAATCCAGCCACATTAGAGATAAATGGGGACAAGGCAAGAATAAAACAGGTTCTCTATAACCTTATAAGCAATGCTA containing:
- a CDS encoding PAS domain S-box protein, yielding MSDDHRFRELIQKLQIGVLCCDTEGNITYVNQFLLDILGSPSEEVTSSVNLFTFKPLMKAGLPELLERSMNEDIEVTTEVAYTSIWGKELFLKLTSRPDRDEKNELIGCVVTFENISRRRNVENILLKKSKIEHLMAKISAMFMILAPDEIDGGIIEALGSLGEITSSDLICIFQVDVKGQIACTHFWHDRYARSREIILKDIVLRNPEWFIGKCEDPCIVSDTDLETIGVDVADLNVLTRGGKQSLVVVPIVDRDKNMNFLCLDSSYNSDELDDEMFRLLSIIGEILISAIQRKEHGQLLMKNEEKYRRIFEEIHDVYFEDNFEGEILTISPSIMKHLGYHESELIGRHISILYNEPDERQNFLNEITKNGFVTHYEIKLVKKDGSVIDTSVNAHLVYGKNGKPSMIAGIIRDITKQKMIEQALIEARMMAEVANRTKSEFIANMSHELRTPLNSIIGFSDFLLERTFGDLNDKQMRYISNISSSGKHLLVLINDILDISKIEAGEMVINFEDFVLTDVIEEVLSIMNPQALKKNIAIKYNNPATLEINGDKARIKQVLYNLISNAIKFTLEGGSIEIIAVIDNGHMAISVCDTGIGISPEDIGTLFHPFKQVDSFYNRQYHGTGLGLALVKKFIEMHNGTVSVESEPGVGSCFIVRIPLSPEIPI